Genomic DNA from Plasmodium relictum strain SGS1 genome assembly, contig: PRELSG_00_v1_95, whole genome shotgun sequence:
gatttaaaatttcttctACTAAATCATTtgcaaatattttataattatcatCTAAATGTTCTATATACTCTCCTAAAGAATCAtcatctaattttttatttaatttaaaatataaattattagttATACCAAagttttcattaaatttatatttttttaaatccaTTTTATTACTCTTTTTGATTAAGTATTTATAATGACgaaaaatattaacaaaTATACTTTCACTTTTATCATCAATTTTATATTGCACATGTGTGTAATaagtttttaaattttgttttacaTAGATACAAGtatctttctttttatttaatttatctatTAAAACTTTTTCTGTTGAACagttataatttaaaaatttttcatttttttccgAGGAATTTTCAAAAAGGATTTTCTTAGCATATTGCAAAGAAGCATTTTTAggaataaaattatatattatatctttAAATAAATGTTTAGAGtagtttaaatattttaaatttctatgacttttttttgttttatttagcTTGATATATGGAgttttacttttaaaatataactttTCCATTATTAATTCTAACATTTTAATTTCATCATTATTGACTTCATCTGGAAGTTCATAATTATTCAATATTTTAAGCAGATATAATGGtaatgatttaaaatttaCCTTTTTTAAGGTATTCTTGAAAATTTGTTTATAgctttttaacatttttttcttattttcctTATTACTTTCATCCGTTTCataattaattaattcattatGAATTGTATATAATTCAATAAAATTtccatttttaataaaataccTCACAACATGATTAaaggatttttttttattcttaatatAAATCCATTTTATAACGTTACCCTTTCCGGATGCAAgtttttgaagaaaaaacaaaaaaatcaATAAAAAACAGCTTACATATAGATTCATCccttaaaaataacaaaatatatattatgtaacattaatattataaatatagaaataaaaccTTTTTAGAATAAGAATTTTATTTGAAGTAAAGGATTAAAGTACTATAATTTATGACTTCTAAAAAATTCAGAGAAATATGTACTGTGTATTCTGCATAATACAACAACAATGttacaaaaaaatgtaaaaatatattaaaatatacaaatgaaatataaaaaataaaattaaaaaaacaaaaacgaaaaaaaaaaaaaaacagtaaAAACAAATCAAAtgcaaaaacaaaaaaataaagtctAAAAtgtttacaaaaataaagtttAAAACAACTTTATGCAAAAAtagtttaataaattataagaaaagATATGCAAGAATacaacagaaaaaaaaaaatttgtgaaatttttttttttataagcatcaaagaaaattttaacttATCTCTGAAACAATTACATTaaataaagtatttttaagatatgttgtgtgaaaaaaaaaaatgggaaTTTTATAATTGTTCAAAATTTGTTCCtcaaaaaaagtatataaatatctttttttttagctatatgaaaaaaatattttttgtgtGAACATTGTTATACTATAGTtgtacataatttttttttttttttttttttaaaagatagcTATAGAAGTAATAAGAcagaatattttatattagtaAATcagatattaattttttatactaGGCCTTTTTCCATCAATATAAACATAAATGTAAAAAGAAGAGATATTTTATTCTacagaaatataaataaaaatttaaatataatgttatttttattctgaGATGTGCCTTAGCTATCAGATTTAGACGAATACTTAAACACTTTTTATTGCtaatatttcaaatatttaatttgatgAAACTTGTTCTCATTCTTAACTGAATTTCACTATACATTATATAAcatgtataataaaaaaagttccGTTACaaacaagaaaaaaagaatatattgcttaattttttcatagtTACAGTATGAATTTTGTCTTCATTATGTTCAtaagataaaatatttatttttataaattttctataaaaaagaagcatacgttttaattcaaatattAATGTTATTATTTATCGATTACTTTCGAAACATGTAAAATGAAACATTCAAAGTAAAAatttgtaaaattaaaaaaaattacattataGATGAAACAAGTACATATCGttttattcataaataaaaatactttcCTATTTATTATACCATGCTATTTAACTTAATTCCATACAGACACAAAatcaaataattatatataaaatacatataaaagaAATCTCTTTTACAGTatctttgaaaaaaataaacttttcatattatttaattattttattttattttattctttttctctcctttttaaattttataaataatgtcaaatttttattattttaaatctCATAGAGCATACAACAAAAtacaacaaaaaatatatgaaaagcacagatataaatttatttactattttaaatgatttatgCTCATAAAGTATTATCaagtaaagaaaaaaaaaaatgcatcaTTTATTTTCGCTTTATCTagtttatagaaaaaataagaatctttcataaaatgaaattgtttttatcaaataagctattaataaaaaaaaaaaaaaaaaaatgaagaaatatatataagaaaacaTGAACTAATgaaactaaaaaataaaaaaaactaaaaaaaaaaaatagaacaaAGTAGtataaattgaaaaattaaaatatgaaaactTCAGAatcaatgaaaaaatattaaaaatcatAGTTCACAGAtagaacatttttttttttaagcagCAATTTAAAGCAAAGTTTATTCATATATGTCTATCTATAATACTTATAATTCTATAAAAatctatttaaaattttcactttattttaattcatcttttttatgtaatttttcaaattcaTCAAATTcagtaattatttttttatctgaCGGAACAGGTGTTTTTAGTTCttcctttattttattttccatttttttcaGCTTTTTGTATTCTTTATCAATTTTCTCTATTTCCTTTCTTATTTTACTCTTATTTAGAGTATTTTTAACTGATTCTGAAGACATACTTAATAAAGATATTTCTTTCTTTGAATCTTTTTTCCCTGATGATCCcgtagaatttttttttgaagtagATTTTGATTTCAAcgttttctttttattattttgacTTTTATTagatgtatttttatttttattaatatctccattttttttttttctcaaatTATTAGGAGAGTTTGTTGCTTCacttttaacttttttagtgcccttttttccttttttaactTTATCAGAGCCTTTTTTTGattcttttttaactttGTTAGTGctcttttttccttttttaactTTATCAGAGCCTTTTTTTGattcttttttaactttattaACAACCTTTTTACCATTATTAACTCcttttttaactttattaACTACCTTAGTTGCTTTATCTAATAAATTACCtacattaaattttttatttatagtcTTTGAAATACTATCGGTTGCTTTATCTATTAGCTTGTTGGCACCCTTTTTTGCTAAACTTTTCAATATACTTTTTGCtccaaattttttttctccaaTTTCCTCCTCACTGATGTCGTCTTCATCTACATCGTCATCTTCATCGTCATCTTCATCGTCATATACATCATCATCTACATCATCATCCTCCtcattatctttattataatCTTCATCATCCTCCtcattatctttattataatCTTCATCATCTTCGTCTTCATCATTTTCATCTTCCTCTTCATCTATGTTATCgttttcttcatcttcatcttcacTATCATCATACTCATTATCATCGTCATCATTATATTCATAATacattttatctttttttatttcctctAACAATTCACTAAATGCTTGagtttcttttaaataattctgattattttgtaaatatgATAAATCTGGAgtattatttgtttttttttgtattagaTTAGTACTAGAATTatgttcattatttaaattgtaAGAATCTCTAAAGTTTGATTTTCTCTCTgatgaattaaaatttttaaaaatagcattttcatcatttgaattttcttctttttcctcatcttctttttcttctttttcctcatcttctttttcttctttttcctcatcttctttttcttctttttcctcatcttctttttcttccttttcttctttttcctCATCTTCtttctcttcttttttctcgtcttctttttcttcttctctTTTAGATTCTGTGTTACTcaaattatttgaaatatCTGTATCTTTACTTAAAAACATTTTGTTTTGTAAaattgatttaaaaaaatattcacactcttttatattttctacgTCATTACTATTTTCCTCTTTTGATATTTCATTTGATAAATGTTCATGTACATGAGTTTTAATATCTACATTTTTggttatattttcttctttatcttcttcatttataataaaagaacgaaatatatcatttttttttaatatgttatagcaataaaatgttttctcaattgaatttataaaaatataatcttcattttcaccaaaaatacttttattatcatcatcTTCTTTTGTACTACtcgaaaatattattttttttttcttcatgataaaagaattttttaaagtttttaaCATTTCGTAAAGATAATATTCTCCTATCTGGGAATTATTTTCCAATAAATAGGAAGTATCATTGTTATCTGTATgcaaattaattttttcatttaataatttatatttaaggGAGGAGGGTATATTTAATTCATCACTTTTACTATCGAagtaattaataatttcGTCGATAGTATCAATATAATctgaattattaaatatattaatattatcattttttaattcaacaTTTGATATAATGGAGTCACTGGGTTCTGTTGAGTTATCCATTTGTTTGTATTCTCTATCTAGTATGGATTCAGTATCGCTAACTTCATCATCTTTTggtaaaaaatttagataatCTGATGTTTTATCTAGACCTTTAAATATTTCACTTCTGTTACTCTCATTTagtttttctaaatttaaattGAATGTATATCTCATATAACAGTACGTTGTTGATTCATCTTTTGAATTTCTTTGGTATACCTTACGTAACATATGAATGTCATTTTCCATAGATTCTTCAGATGAAAtaacttttatattatttccgTCATCTTTACTATCTTCATTAGTTGTATTACTCTGTACTTCATCATTATCCACTTCACTATCATCTTCATTAGATGTTTCGTTCAATTTATCTAAGctaattacttttttttttgatgaatTCAAACCTTTTATCTTGTCTATTTCTTTTACAATAAAAGCTCTTTCTAgaacattttcttttatcctttcaaaaacttttaaattaattttttttccattttggactatatttttttctttctttaaatgatcagatgataataataaatcttTATCAATTAGctctatttttaaattaatttttttatcatgaTATTGTTCACAATTAAAAActtgaaaacaaaaaaacaaaaaacaaaaaaaagaaacgaatatttttaaatttcccATCTCAACTTTATAGAtttgaataattaaaaaaataaaatatgtattatgTCGAACAATTTagaacaaattaaaaaagaatatatctttaataaataaaaaaaagtggcAAAAAATATGTTACTATAACTTGTTCATCATAAGAATGTTCAAtcatattttacttttttatcgttgaattaaagaaaacttttgttatttttttttttaaaataaatatttaaaatttttttttttaattttgagaacatatattttaaatttataaatttgcataaaaataatgttgtacaaaatttttttctgaatAATCAGAAAATATTAGaacaattttttcttaaagcTAAAATTAGACACGTATTTGTAGCTAGTTATCTTTTTATATGGCAGGTTCATACAAATTTCTTTTCTCATTATTCTTTTACCATCGTAtatttggaaaaaaaaaattataatttttggcattttttattagaaaaaaagagTATGAATGATAcagaaattaatttttttttgcaaaGCCATCTTCTCAATCTACACTTCGCctgtaataaatataatattaccTATTCAAATTAAAGCATATAGTAACTAATAACAATCATATCATTATATATGATTATGAATTATTTATACtaaaaagttttattttaaataacagagctttttttatttaaatggttgtatttcaatattttctttttattgtataaagatttaaaataatttgtaTTAATATATCATCATTAAGCACCTCACaatatagaaaattaaaaagaatatatatttttaaaacaataattataaagttttatatttattcttaagagaataatttataaaataaattaactattcatttttacattgtaattcatttaaaaaaaatatatatatttttatatatataaaattaaaatttttaatatatgttaTATAGGGTTTTATATAGATAgcatacaaaaaaaataaaaaataaataaataaattaataaaaattaaatctttattataataatatatattttttaaacccattaatataaatatttctattagtcttattttaaataattgtcCATTATAGGATATTCAAGAATAGAAACTTTAGTAAGCATGccgaaaaataaaagattatctaaaaattaagacttctttaattttaattatctctttataatattttaatcatTGCtttaaaatgaattaataagtaaaatatataatttaggTATTTTGATGTATTCTATTCTCTTTGAGAAGCAATACTTATTatcctattttttttaattatttttatcgtATAAAATTAGTATAACCAAGCTTTTCTCTCTATAAAAAAGTGTCAAATGctacttataaaaaaagaatttgcTGAATTAAAtgagtatttttattttttgatttttttttttatatttttaaaaagaaatttatcgTTAAATGAAGCAAGGAAGAATTTATGTAGTGcatttttgatttttatatttttagttcTATAATTTAGaggacaaaaaaaaaaaaaaaaataccaagtaatttctaaaaatattcttatttttaatcaaatgataaaatttGTTTATATTAATGTTATTATCAACGTATTTTTAAGTAGGTTAAAACTTTAAATAGAATAtactataaaatataaaaatattatattaatcagaagtatataaaatttatataatatattgaaaacaaaaaataatattgttaatatatcataattttatattacaaaGTTTAAATggaaattaatattttttcaggTATTTTTTgtgctatatttttttgatcaaattaatatatgaaaaaaatggaaataagttaaaattaatataaagtaaattaataaaaaaaaataacatctgtaaattaaaatataagtatGATATAAATAGAAGATAAAAACCATAATAAGCATGATACAAAAAacaaagtaaaataaatatattataaaggAAATGTATGTTTCGACATAAAaacttaataattttatatgaatatacgataatataatatataatggtAATTTATGTATTGatcaaaaaattaataatgattCTTAATTGTTTCCtctacaaaattttttaaatcaaatcCTTTATCTTTTATTGTTGACCCAAAagccttttttttatttcctccTGAATGCCCCTCTacaaatttcattatttctttcataaatatatctgcttgtatatttttattttttaaagaatctTTTACTTCAAAAACACAATACGTATTGTTTCCAtcagaaataataaaaaaataacttataTTCTTATTGTTTTTTGTATATGACTGAATAATCTTTTCTAAAACTTTTTGATTTCCCTTTATTTCatcaaaaaatttaacatctaataaattgttatgttttttttctagAGAATACAATCTTCCAATGTTCATAGCTTTGTTGTATAGTTCCTTTtgcatattttttgttttttcaataatacttttttcaattttttctatatcttGTAATATGtagtattttttaatatatggcaaaaatttatcttcttttaatattcttttataattttgtacATCTGTTAAGTTGTTTTCATTtgaattttcaaaaatacttttatatttaatatataaatcattaaattttttttccacTTCTTCAGCTTTTTTATTAGTTACTGCTGTAATCCTATATATGCCTTTTCCTATACTTTCTTCTGatgtaataataaatttttttatatattttgtatttgCAATATGCGTTCCTCCACACAATTCTATAGAACATAAATAAGTATAATTTACATCTAAATTATCTAAGATTTTATTCACATCTTTGTCAATAAAAACAACATTTACTTTATCTGCATAATCTTCTTCAAATATAGCTCTAATTCCTTTTATTCTTTTGCTTTCAGTTAAATCCATATTTCTAACAGAAAcatttaattcttcttttattaaatgatttatttcattttctattttacttattaattcaatatttatatttccaaaaaaagaaaaatcaaatcttaatttttcttcatctaCTAAAGAACCCTTTTGGTCACAACTAAAAATAGAACAAGAGTCATCCTCTTTATTGATACTATACATTTCTCCGTTAATAGTCCCATTTTCTTGATTACTACACTTaatgttttctttttctacCAAGTAGTTTACTTCTTTATCATTATCTTtacatttttcattttgtttAATTTGGTTATTTCTCATAGTTACATAATCACTTAAAACTTTTCTAATCATAAAATTCAATAAGTGGGTAGCTGTATGGTTGCAAGCTATAAGTTTTCTTCTTTGAAAATCTACAACTGTTTCCACTTCATTCTTTATACTAATATTTCCTTTTAGTAATACACCAATATGTAATATATAATCATTAAATTTCTGAACATTTAAAACTTGAAAATTCATGTTATCATTTTGAATAAATCCAATATCGTAAATCTGGCCTCcattttcataataaaaatttgtttcatttaaaattaaagcatattttttatcattatttgcAAAAGATATATTATCTAAAAAATTCGTTCCGTCATATATGACTTGAATGGaagattttaatttaaaatcattttttatttcattattattccaattatattt
This window encodes:
- the PSOP2 gene encoding secreted ookinete protein, putative — encoded protein: MGNLKIFVSFFCFLFFCFQVFNCEQYHDKKINLKIELIDKDLLLSSDHLKKEKNIVQNGKKINLKVFERIKENVLERAFIVKEIDKIKGLNSSKKKVISLDKLNETSNEDDSEVDNDEVQSNTTNEDSKDDGNNIKVISSEESMENDIHMLRKVYQRNSKDESTTYCYMRYTFNLNLEKLNESNRSEIFKGLDKTSDYLNFLPKDDEVSDTESILDREYKQMDNSTEPSDSIISNVELKNDNINIFNNSDYIDTIDEIINYFDSKSDELNIPSSLKYKLLNEKINLHTDNNDTSYLLENNSQIGEYYLYEMLKTLKNSFIMKKKKIIFSSSTKEDDDNKSIFGENEDYIFINSIEKTFYCYNILKKNDIFRSFIINEEDKEENITKNVDIKTHVHEHLSNEISKEENSNDVENIKECEYFFKSILQNKMFLSKDTDISNNLSNTESKREEEKEDEKKEEKEDEEKEEKEEKEDEEKEEKEDEEKEEKEDEEKEEKEDEEKEENSNDENAIFKNFNSSERKSNFRDSYNLNNEHNSSTNLIQKKTNNTPDLSYLQNNQNYLKETQAFSELLEEIKKDKMYYEYNDDDDNEYDDSEDEDEENDNIDEEEDENDEDEDDEDYNKDNEEDDEDYNKDNEEDDDVDDDVYDDEDDDEDDDVDEDDISEEEIGEKKFGAKSILKSLAKKGANKLIDKATDSISKTINKKFNVGNLLDKATKVVNKVKKGVNNGKKVVNKVKKESKKGSDKVKKGKKSTNKVKKESKKGSDKVKKGKKGTKKVKSEATNSPNNLRKKKNGDINKNKNTSNKSQNNKKKTLKSKSTSKKNSTGSSGKKDSKKEISLLSMSSESVKNTLNKSKIRKEIEKIDKEYKKLKKMENKIKEELKTPVPSDKKIITEFDEFEKLHKKDELK